One segment of Clostridium botulinum DNA contains the following:
- a CDS encoding sensor histidine kinase, translated as MKTKWKITGNFIITIVAVVILVVIINILTILGMYIFQLATNQDNIALKDSPETFVRNFEQYMYEEEGTLALSKEGNELLEKSGAWIQVLNDYGEEISSINMPKGVPKKYTPFDIVNNYKYREISYVNFMLEKNLSIGHVNIIFALPNNKVERITVSYSMDTIINQIKILVVLTLIIDAIIALIFGYLFSRKLTKPMGEIVNNVDVLAKGNYGLCAKERGIYKDVFVNINDLASVLRRNEIERKELDSMREEWLANITHDIKTPLASIQGYAEIISDKEYEFSKEEIQDYTEIIYSKSKYIKELVDELNLSTRLKNNALTLNKHNTNLVLLLRNIIIDILNDSRYENRDIEFTSNIDVIKKEVDTILFKRALTNLIFNAVVHNKEDVSIKVELKKIDRITVIIKDNGNGISTEDLKHIFDRYYRGTNTGEAHKGSGLGMAISKEIINNHGGDIKINSKLGHGTEITIIL; from the coding sequence ATGAAAACTAAATGGAAAATTACAGGGAATTTCATAATAACCATTGTTGCAGTTGTTATATTAGTAGTTATAATAAATATTTTAACTATATTGGGTATGTATATCTTTCAATTAGCTACAAATCAAGATAATATAGCATTAAAAGATAGTCCTGAAACATTTGTAAGAAACTTTGAACAATATATGTATGAGGAAGAGGGCACTTTAGCTTTATCAAAAGAAGGTAATGAACTTTTAGAAAAATCCGGTGCTTGGATACAAGTTTTAAATGATTATGGAGAAGAGATAAGTAGTATAAATATGCCAAAAGGAGTACCTAAAAAATATACTCCTTTTGATATAGTAAACAATTATAAGTATCGAGAGATATCATATGTAAATTTTATGTTAGAAAAGAATTTAAGTATAGGTCATGTTAATATAATATTTGCACTTCCCAATAACAAAGTAGAGAGAATAACTGTAAGTTATTCTATGGATACAATTATAAATCAAATTAAAATATTAGTGGTTTTAACACTTATTATAGATGCAATAATAGCTTTGATTTTTGGATACTTATTTAGTAGAAAATTAACTAAACCTATGGGGGAAATAGTAAATAATGTAGATGTATTAGCTAAAGGTAATTATGGTTTATGCGCTAAGGAAAGAGGCATTTATAAAGATGTTTTTGTAAATATAAATGATTTAGCAAGTGTATTAAGAAGAAATGAAATAGAACGAAAAGAACTAGATTCAATGAGAGAAGAGTGGCTTGCAAACATTACTCATGATATTAAAACTCCATTAGCATCTATTCAAGGATATGCTGAAATCATTAGTGATAAAGAATATGAATTTTCAAAAGAAGAAATTCAAGATTATACAGAAATAATATATAGTAAATCTAAATATATAAAAGAACTTGTAGATGAACTTAACTTATCTACAAGGTTAAAAAATAATGCATTAACTTTAAATAAACATAACACTAACTTGGTATTATTACTTAGAAACATAATAATTGATATATTAAATGATAGTAGATATGAAAATAGAGATATAGAATTTACTAGTAATATAGATGTTATTAAAAAGGAAGTAGATACTATACTTTTCAAAAGAGCATTAACCAATTTAATCTTTAATGCAGTAGTCCATAATAAAGAAGATGTTTCAATAAAAGTGGAGTTAAAAAAAATAGATAGAATAACAGTAATAATAAAAGATAATGGAAATGGAATAAGTACAGAAGATTTAAAGCATATTTTTGACAGATATTATAGAGGCACTAATACTGGTGAAGCTCATAAGGGGTCAGGGCTTGGAATGGCTATATCAAAAGAAATAATAAATAATCATGGTGGAGACATTAAAATTAATAGTAAATTAGGACATGGAACTGAAATTACAATAATATTATAA
- a CDS encoding response regulator transcription factor, whose product MNNKILIVDDEIEILKLLETVLKKEGFNNVYTAKTLKEGLAEFNRVKPELVILDIMLPDGDGYEICKDIRSKSNVPILFLSAKTEELDKILGFAIGGDDYITKPFSPKEVAFRVKAHLRRVNYNNENLNENNTEEKIIKFGPYVLNESRAELIKNGKTIELTAKELKILSLLAHNQNQIISKEKLWDKVWGEDYFGFDNTIMVHIRKLREKIEEDSSNPKYILTVRGLGYKLSVKED is encoded by the coding sequence GTGAATAATAAGATATTAATAGTAGATGATGAGATTGAAATACTGAAGTTGTTAGAAACTGTATTAAAAAAAGAAGGATTCAATAATGTATATACAGCTAAAACTTTAAAGGAAGGTTTAGCTGAGTTTAATAGGGTAAAACCAGAGCTAGTTATACTTGATATAATGTTGCCTGATGGTGATGGATATGAAATATGTAAAGATATAAGAAGTAAATCTAATGTTCCAATTTTGTTTTTATCAGCTAAAACAGAAGAACTAGATAAAATACTAGGTTTTGCAATTGGTGGAGATGATTATATAACTAAACCCTTTAGTCCTAAAGAAGTTGCATTTAGAGTTAAAGCTCATTTAAGAAGAGTTAATTATAATAATGAAAATTTAAATGAAAATAATACTGAAGAGAAAATAATAAAATTTGGACCATATGTTTTAAATGAAAGCAGAGCGGAACTAATAAAAAATGGCAAAACAATAGAATTAACAGCTAAGGAACTTAAAATTTTATCTTTATTAGCTCACAATCAAAATCAAATAATAAGTAAGGAAAAGCTATGGGATAAAGTATGGGGAGAAGATTACTTTGGATTTGATAATACAATAATGGTTCATATAAGAAAGCTAAGAGAAAAAATAGAAGAGGACTCATCTAATCCTAAATATATTCTTACAGTTAGAGGACTTGGCTATAAATTATCTGTAAAGGAAGATTAG
- a CDS encoding ABC transporter permease, translating into MINLVKSEVRKILGKKSILVLWALLLGFGFILIGDFEILETYADIFYKIEGTIPLIGLVMFIAISGNYTKEYESNMVGLINTTKNGKKYITIAKAIAAGISLSLINVSFTLLVGLKGFAFEGFKNLNDPIKKLWYFGNSGSEITVLQMYIIVLVSVTLGSFLFAQIGLTLSSAFKSATIPFILGGAIMAIPFLLQGFVSKSILNFVALTPNWVMMSQLMVRYQIPVLYRGLAVLISISLIILLPLVAYKNFTNSKRL; encoded by the coding sequence ATGATTAATTTAGTAAAATCAGAAGTAAGAAAAATATTAGGTAAGAAGAGCATTCTAGTGCTTTGGGCATTACTTTTAGGATTTGGATTTATTTTAATTGGAGATTTTGAAATACTAGAAACATATGCAGATATATTTTATAAGATTGAAGGAACTATTCCGCTTATAGGATTAGTTATGTTTATAGCAATTTCAGGAAATTATACAAAAGAATACGAGTCTAATATGGTGGGACTAATAAATACCACTAAAAATGGGAAAAAATATATAACAATAGCAAAAGCTATAGCAGCTGGAATATCATTATCATTAATTAATGTTTCATTTACTTTACTTGTTGGATTAAAAGGTTTTGCGTTTGAAGGATTTAAAAATTTAAATGATCCTATTAAAAAACTATGGTATTTTGGAAATAGTGGATCAGAAATTACAGTATTACAAATGTACATAATTGTTTTAGTATCTGTTACTTTAGGTTCATTTTTATTTGCACAAATAGGATTAACTTTATCATCAGCATTTAAATCAGCAACAATACCATTTATATTAGGTGGTGCTATTATGGCAATCCCATTTTTATTACAAGGTTTTGTATCAAAATCAATACTTAATTTTGTAGCATTAACTCCTAATTGGGTTATGATGAGTCAGTTAATGGTTAGATATCAAATTCCAGTTTTATATAGAGGGCTAGCTGTATTAATATCCATATCATTAATAATTCTATTGCCTTTAGTTGCATATAAGAATTTTACAAATAGTAAACGACTTTAA
- a CDS encoding ABC transporter ATP-binding protein — MNKLEIKDLTKIYGRKRANDGITVTLENGVYGLLGPNGAGKTTLMKQITTLIKPDKGEILYNGEDIFNMDDKYRNLIGYLPQEFGVYKNFTAKQFLQYVGALKGMNGKSLNSKVDELLELVGLYDVRNKAIGKFSGGMKRRVGIAQVLLNDPKIIVLDEPTAGLDPQERTRFRNLIAKISRDKVIILSTHIISDIESVAKETIMIKKGKLLMKGTHREILSDMNNKVYNISVNDESEINRIQDKYKVVSIQSDADSTILRVVSDTKPKEINVEPTSARFEDVYMFYFDLENSKEV; from the coding sequence ATGAATAAATTAGAAATAAAAGATTTAACAAAGATATATGGTAGAAAAAGAGCAAATGATGGTATTACAGTTACATTAGAAAATGGTGTTTATGGATTATTAGGACCGAATGGAGCAGGAAAAACAACTTTAATGAAACAAATAACTACACTTATAAAACCAGACAAAGGCGAGATATTGTATAACGGTGAGGATATATTTAATATGGATGATAAGTATAGAAACCTTATAGGATATCTTCCACAAGAATTTGGAGTATACAAGAACTTTACTGCAAAACAATTTTTACAATATGTTGGTGCATTAAAAGGAATGAATGGTAAAAGTTTAAATTCTAAGGTTGATGAATTATTAGAATTAGTTGGTCTTTATGATGTTAGAAATAAAGCAATAGGAAAATTTTCAGGTGGAATGAAAAGAAGGGTAGGTATCGCCCAAGTTTTATTAAATGATCCTAAGATAATAGTTCTAGATGAACCAACAGCAGGTCTTGACCCACAAGAAAGAACTAGATTTAGAAATCTAATAGCTAAAATATCAAGAGATAAGGTGATAATACTTTCAACTCACATAATATCAGACATAGAATCAGTAGCAAAAGAAACTATAATGATAAAAAAAGGTAAGCTTCTTATGAAAGGAACTCATAGAGAAATACTATCTGATATGAACAACAAGGTTTATAACATAAGTGTTAATGATGAAAGTGAAATTAATAGAATTCAAGATAAATACAAGGTTGTAAGTATTCAAAGTGATGCTGATTCAACTATTTTAAGGGTAGTTTCAGACACAAAACCAAAGGAAATAAATGTAGAGCCAACATCTGCAAGATTTGAAGATGTATATATGTTTTATTTTGACTTAGAAAATTCAAAAGAGGTGTAA